The Paenibacillus sp. G2S3 region CAGCAGCAGATGCTGGTGGGAATGCAGCAGTAGATATGGCGGTTATCGTTAAATTGACTCGGGTTGCCTTACTTGTTCCTGTCGCTATCTTAATTGGGGTTTGGACCAATCATGCAGAAAGAAAAGTGCAAGGTGGACAGTCTAAAGCCTCATGGAAAAGCATTCCTATTCCTTGGTTTATTCTAGGCTTCTTACTCGTCAGTGGTGTGAATTCATTAGGGATCGTATCTGAATCGGTGGCAAATGGTATTGTAACGATTGCTTATATGCTAATCGCTATGGCGATGGCTGGACTTGGTTTAAACGTTGATTTGGCGGCATTTAGACGACTAGGGATGAAGTCTTTTGCAGCAGGGCTTATAGGTTCGGTCTTGTTGTCCTTAGTTGGATTTACCCTAGTTCACTGGTTTGGTCTGGCGTGATCTTTTGCATACATTAGAATCGTAAGAAATGAACTACTTCATAGCTAAAAATGCTCCTTCTGTGTATCATTTCATGTGGCTGGGTATGCATGATATGGATGGAGGGACATCAGTTGAAATATTGCATAGGGGAATTTGCTTCCATTCTCGGTGTAACTGCGGATACGCTGAGGTTATACGAGAAACATGATATTGTTAAGCCCACTAAAGATAACAGCAATAATTACAGATATTTTAATGATTTAGATGCTAGAGATTTGCTTATGAGTAGATGGTACAGAAGTATAGGAATTCCATTGCCCGAAGTGGCAACGCTGATGAAAGAGTCTTCTCTAGAGCAAGTTATGGGTAGGATGCAAGAAACAGCGTTGAGTTTAGAAGAAGAGATCAAGCAGAAGACGATGTTGCTAAATAAGATGAATGAAATTCATAAAGAACTCAGGGAATTAGAATTCTCTTTATATACGTGTAAGCTTAAACAACTGTCAGGCATGTACAGACTAAAGCAAACGGATAAGAATGCATTATTGAAAAATGATATCGCAAAAAGCTTGGTTAACACTTGGATGGAGTTGCTTCCATATGCGTTTTATTCTTTTAGAATCGAGGATATTGGAATCTTCTTCAGCGAAAACAATAATTTTGATTACAGCTGGGGCCTTACTTTACTAGAAGAAGAAGCGCGAAAATTCGAAATGGATAGCGAAGAATATGCAGAGTATATTAGCCCAAGTCTTTGTATCTCAGCTACCATATTATGTCCAGATGAAAAATATATCACGAAGAACTCTTTGCAGTTCATGATCGACTTTATCCAGGCTAATCATTATGCCATAGCGGGAGATGTGGTCGGGAAATTATTGCTCACCGAAAAAATCGAAGGCCAGAATAGATCTTATTTGGAAGTGAACTTTCCAATCGAATAGCGTCTCTTATAAAACATTTGCTCTTTGAGCAGGTGTTTTTTCTTTTAGGTTGGACAAAAAGTGGACATTGACCTTGGTGCTGCACCAAGGTTTACACTACGGTATATAGCCTGTCAGATTACTTTGTTGATTAATCATTAAATTTGTGAAAAATATCACGTTATTTGCATCAGGCTATAAGATATTAGACACTGGGGGAGAACAGAATGCGAAACAGAAATTTGGTCAAGACAATGCTCATGTTAACTTTTTGTATGGTGCTGATCGTTTCCATGCTGAGCGGTTGTACTGGAAACGGGGAATCGGAAAATTCGTCATCATCGTCTTTTAAGGCCGGTACATTCGCAGGGGAAGCGGAAGGTAAAGAGGGCATGATTAAAGTAGAAGTAACCATGGATGAGCCAGATCAAATTAAAGATATTAAGATCGTAAGCCAATTGGAAACAGGAGGACTAGGCGATAGCGCACTTGAAAAAATGAAAGAACAAATTCTAGAAGGACAAACCTTGGCAGTAGATGCGGTTAGTGGTGCGAGTCTTTCCAGTGAAGCGATGCTCGCGGCAGTTGAAGATGCCGTAACAAAAGGTGGAGGGAATCTAGAAGCTCTCAAAGCTGGAGGCGTTAAAAAAGCGGGCGAAGGCAAAACAGAAAAGCTTGAAACAGATGTTGTAGTAGTGGGGGCAGGAGCATCTGGTGTATCCGCAGCGGTAACTGCAGCCGATAAAGGTGCGAAGGTTATTATTATAGAGAAAACTGGCGTCATCGGGGGAGCAAGTAATTTATCCTGGGCAGGTAAGTTCTATAACTCCTCTGCTGCTACGAGTAATAATCTAAAAGTAAATGTGGAAAAAGAAATTGCGGATTGGATTGTCAACAATCACTGGAGAGTGGATGCAGCAGCGATTAGACAATATGTTACTAAATCCGGTGAAACTTACGATTGGTTAGCGGAAAAAGGATATCAAACTAGCTTCTTGAATTTCTTCGGCGAGCAATTGCACGTGCTGCCGGCTTATGAAACCCGTGAAGAGACCCTTCGAAAAATGTTATCCGTATCGGTTGAACAACATGGCGGACAAGTGATCACAGAAGCGACTGCCAAGAAGCTGATTACGAATGAAGCTGGAGAAGTTACGGGAGTGGTCGCTGAGAAAGCGGATGGTACAACGCTTGAAATTTCAGCGAAGAGTGTCGTTATGGCAACAGGTGGTTATGCTGCAAATAAAGAAATGGTTAAAGAGGCGTTTGGTTTCGAAGGGGTCAACGGTGGATTAGGTCAAAACGTTGGGGAAGGTCTGAAAATGGCATGGGAGGCTGGAGCCAAGGTGCCTGACAACTTTGGTGGACAAATGCTTCACCAAACCTTAGCTAGAGCAACACAAGATCTAAAAGCACAATATGAACCTTTTGAAGCAAGTTATCCTCTCATGTTGACTTATCTTCCTAACTTCATGAATGTAGGTTCTTCTGGAGCACGATTCAGAGATGAAGCAGCGACTTTAACATCGGTTGCCGCAGCCAACACAAGTGCATTTAATGGTGCTTATCATATGGTTATCATATCGAAATCTCAATTGGATGCCCTGCAATCCAAGGGAATGAAAGGTGTTCATGCACTAAGCTTGCCAGGAATGCCACCTGAATTCTATGCTGAATTTGCGGATCAATTTACGCTTGAGAACCCTTGGACAAATGTCGAGAAGGTATTTGATTCGATGGTGGAAAACGGAGATAACTTCAAAGGGAATACGATTGAGGAGTTAGCTACGAATGCAGGAATGGATGTTGATGTGTTTGTAGAAAATTACAATAGTTATAAAGAAGCTACAAAAACTGGTGTGGATACAGAGTTTGGCAAAGCAGCTGAGTATTTAGAGCCTGTGGGCGAAGAAGGTCCTTATTACGCAATCATTGCTGAAATCAATAACTTGGGGTCTGTAGGCGGCTTGCTGGTAAACACTAAGTTCCAAGTTCTTAATGATAAACGTACGCCAGTGAAAGGATTGTTTGCTGTAGGTCTTGAATCTGAAGGCGTGTTGTTTAACGACACTTATGTTGGAAACGGCGTTGGCATTGGGTACTCCTTTACCTCGGGTCGTCTTGGCGGGGAAAACGCGGCGAACAGTGCTTTAAAAGCTAATTAACGACAATTTCCCGGAAAATAATTGAATCTTTTTAAAGACGCAGGGTGGACAACTCTGCGTCTTTTTTTGCTGGAGATTAAAGCCATTCTTCTTTAAGCAAAGATTTGAGAAGCTCTACGTTAGCTGCCCCAAGCTTGTTAGCGATTCTTTGCTCTAATTCGATTTTGGTGATCATCATTCTTTGATTGCATTCAATCCCCTTCTGGGTAAGGATAATGTTTTTATCTCGTTGATTTCCTTCGACTTGGGTGGCTTCCACATAATTACGGGATAACAGTCCTTGAATGCTTTTATGCGTACCCTGTCTTGAAATGTGAATAATTCTACTGATTTCCGAAATCGAGAGCATTTGATGTGCCTCAAGAACCGCTAGAATGTGGGATTCAGTCTTGTTGATTTGATCCGGATCTTGGTCGGTCACTATTTTACGTAAGGCTAGGTGCTTCTCACTAAGTAAATCAATTAGGTTCATTTCTTGCAGATGGTTATCCATGTGAACACTCCTAAATCATCGCTCATTTATCCAAGTATAAGTCATTTATGTTTATTGTCAACTTGGTTGACTTAATTTAAGGCGTTGTGATATTGTAATCCAAGTTGACAATACTAAGAGAACGCTAAGGAGTCTGAGAAAAAGATGGGAAGAAACAAAAAAGAAGCATTATTATTTACATTCATCATGTGTGCTTTGATGGTACTGGGTATGAGCATTTACAATGTAGCGCTGATGGAGGGCTGGTCAGGTACGTTAGTTAAAGATGTGATCATCGGCTACGTGCCTGCGTTTGTAGTTGCATTTTTTCTGGATGTTTTTGTTATAGGTAAAGTTGCGAAAGGGATCGCACATAAGCTGGTAAAAGAGAATGATCCGATGATCAAAAAAATCATGTTCATATCCTTTTTTATGGTGACCGGAATGGTGTTGTTTATGTCCTTCTATGGCGCAGTTCTTCATGTAGGGTTCACCTCAGAACTACCGATGGCTTATCTGTCTGCGATAGGTAAGAATTTCATTGTTGCACTTCCACTGCAAATTATATTAGTGGGGCCTCTTACACGATTTATCTTTGTAAAGATTACTCCAGCTACTGCATAAATTATGTTTACACCTTCATTACTCAAATCTGCAGCGACTCGTAAAGAAATAGCTCAAGTGTTAGCGAAGTTGTTAAAGCTGTGTCAATCATAAGCTATCACCCCTATTTCTTGATGAGAATAAAAACGCTCTCCAATGCCAGGATGGCAAAGGAGAGCGTTTTGTTCTAAGCTCTCTTTTTTACAGGTTCGAGCAGATTTAATACATACTCATTTCCGCTACCCTTAGGACTATCGTTACGGATATGCTCCTCAAGATATAATCTTGAATCGTGGTCAGCTTGATAATCTATGTTATTATCCAAAAAACTCATTAGTGCTTGCCACGAGCCGTAGATATCATCACTGCTTTCTGTCATCGCATAGAGACCGCCGTCGAACCGCATCTCTTTAAGGTGGCTTGGTATTTCTACATTTTCAGGAATGGAGGTACAGAATCCATAGCCATAAGGGTTATTCTCACCACTAGGATGCGGATTCGTATTTCCACCAAATAAACGTGCCGTCCCCAAGAGATAGTTAGCTTCCAACCATTCCATGACGGGGAGCATAGCTTCATCCTCTGGAGATGTACTGACTGCAATATTATAGGCAAATCTCATAGGTGAAAGTGTAATGAATCTTACATGGATAGGTGGAGAGTATTTAATCGTTGTCATAGATAGTACCTCCTCATTCTCATTCAAATCATCCAATGCATTGAATGACTCTTCATTCAGCTCTAATAACAAATGGTTAGTTATGGGCTCCTCCATACGTGCGGATATTAGTTGTAAAAAGAAGCAGATCTCGCGTTCTTTTTGTGTAAGCTCGGATTTCTCAGTATGAATTGAACGATTCCGATATCTTTAATACTAATATCCAGCTTTCTTAATAATGCGGTGATACGAATAGCGAGAATTGCGTGCTCATCATAAATCCGCCAGCCCGAGCTAGCCTCACGATGACTTTTAAACAATCCTTGTGCTTCCCAGTGACGCAACGTCCGACTCGTCAGCCCTATTTGCGTAGAAAGCTTATCAATGGTCACAAATTCACTCATAGACAACTCCCGTTCTATAGATTGATAAGGCGCCCTATGGGAAGTATTTTAGCACTTAACGTTACGTCAATTGCAAGGATAGTTGTGAACGTGTACTCGACAAAATTTACATTTCTCATACAAAACTGTGTCCGGTATTTAATGTACAGCTTCTACAATTTAGATATTAGTAAAAAGTACCTATTGCCATATGAGGCTTTATACGGAGGATGATATTGTTGAAGGCTAGGTCTATGCATCTATCAATGAAGTGGAAGTTGATCTTGAGTTTTTCTGCCGTGGTACTATTCTTTCTAGGGGTAGCGCTATACCAAAACTATAAAATCAATCAAGTAGAAATCTCTATGGAAACGCAAAAAATGGAGATGGAAAAAAGAATTACAGTATCAACAATTACTCAATTGCTTCAAGAAATGAACGGTGTTGAAACCTCTTTAGCGGGATCTAGCGATTTAGAGTTTACCCAACCTTTTAAGGACAAACAGACAAAGTTAATGGAACAATTGGGCAAAGTGAAGTTTGAGGCAGAATCACCTGCGTCTAAGGCGTTAGAGCAGTTACATAATCAAGTTGGTGCATATACCGGCTATTTTGACGGATTAGTGAATACCCTTAAGGACGAGCAGCTTGATCCCATGGCCGTTCTGGAACGCATAGATGAATTACATACGAAAGCATTGGCAGTGAATAAAGCTATGCTTGAGACCAATGAGGAACTATATACCGCAGCAGCAGAGAACGCAGAGAAGGCCCAGGATTATTCTTTTGATTTATTAAATCTGACCAGTTCTATGGGGGCTTATGCAGCAATACTAGTCTTCATTTTCACACTTGTTATCGCTGTTGTGCTTATACGTTCCTTCCTGAACCCTATAAATAAGCTGCAAGCGGCTCTACGTAAAATTGCTGAGGGAGATTTGCGGCAGCAGATTAATTCACCTTATAACGATGAGCTAGGTAGTCTGAGTCATCATTTTGACCATATGGTGCTGCGGGTACGAGAAATGCTTCAGCAGACCCAATCGGTGGCTTCTTCGCTCGCGACTTATTCGCACTCTTTTCAAGAATCCTCCTCGATCACCGCTCATACGAATCAAGAAATCGTAAGCACTATACAGGAAATCTCTGTAGGGGCTGAGCAGCAGGCCGGACAATCTGAGCAAAGCGCAAGCCTGATCTTGGAATTGGAACGAGAAGTTAATGAAATTACGGAATACACTGAGGTTATGCTATCGACAAGTCAAACGGCTAATCACAATACTCGAAAAGGTTCCGAATCTGTTATCGCCTTACGGGAAGTATCAGAACACTCACGTGAATCAGTGAATAAGGTGTATCTCGCTTTAAATAAACTGAGTGATCAGTCGAAGGATATCTCCAGAATAACTAAATCAATCACAAACATTTCAAATCAGACCAATATTCTCTCGCTAAATGCAGCGATTGAAGCGGCACGGGCAGGAGCTTATGGGAAGGGCTTTGCTGTCATAGCAGATGAAGTGAGACAATTATCTGATCAGACCAAAGAGTCCTCCGTACATATCAGTCAGATTATCAATGAGCTGCAAGCAGGGATGGATGAATTCCAGCAATATATGCTGGAGACCAAAGGAAATCTTGAAGAGCAGGATCAAAAAGTGGTCGAAACGTTGTCATCTTTTGAAGCGATAGATCAGTCGATTGTTGAGATTAGTAAGCAGATTGGGCAAATCCATGACAAGGTAGATATGACACAGACTATGAATCGTAGACTAGCAGAGTCTGTTCACAACGTGGCTGCCATTGCTGAGGAAACTGCGGCAGGGGTTCAGGAAGTGAATGCTTCTAGTGTGCAACAGGATAACGCGATCCACGACATTGCCCGCCAAGCTGTTGAGATTAATGAGATTTCACAAAAATTATTCAAGGAAATCAACGTCTTCAAGATTAACTCGGAATTAGTAGACGAGATGATCGCTGAAGATGACAGTGACTCACCTAGCGATGAAACGCCTGAGGAGCGGTCTTATTTGACAATCTCCGCATAGGGGAAGCTTTGATTCTTGATTGAATGCTCGTACATCGGGAGCGACTTGATTCACTGATTCAGTAACGCAAAAAGGTAGCGTAGAGGGGGAGCCTTTCTAACTACCTTTTTTTGCGCGTTAGTGTTTTTAATACAGCTATTTAAGGATGTGATCTCTTCTATGAGTGTTTAGTTGTACTTAGTGCAGTTATTTCTCCGAGAAATGACTGTTAGTGGTGTTTAGCTAGTTTTTAATTGCACTGAATACAACTAAAGTCCAGAATAAGCTTGGCCAGCTTGATTTAGTTGTATAGAGTGCAGTTATCTGAATATTTGTAGAGGTTTTGTACAATGAAAAAGCTGCTCCTTCGTAGAAGAAATCTACTTAGGGGCAGCCTTTTTGTCGTGTAGATGAAAGAGTGAGTGAAAGGGGCTATCTAGGTGCTGTTTGTGATTACTCGTAGGTTTTGCTCAGAGAGCTTATTAGCTCTGGAAGCCAGACATTTAGATTGAGAAACTTGTACCCCGCCGACTGGGCTTTGGTCGTATTCATAAACCAGGATTGTTCAATTCCGAATGGTGACATATGCTCGTCCGCGGTTTGGCTCTGGATGATGGCTTGCTTCCCCGTTTCTTCTTCAATTATTGTGAGAATGTCCTTAATTCTAACCGTGCCGTCTGAGCAAGCATTAAACGATCCTGTCGCAGTAGAACAGCAGCCGAGCCAATATAGGAAATCAGCAGCTTCATCCGAACGGATAAAGGAGATTTGTGCTCCAGGATTCGGTACACCAATAGGTAACTCGTTACGGACATGCTCAATATGAAAATGAAGTCTTCGCGTATAATCATCTATTCCCAGCACAATTGGAAAGCGAACAGCGGCGACGGGGAATGTAGCTTTCTGCATGAAGACGGCTTCCGCCAGTCTTTTTCCCTCCTGATAGGTGAAATCATTTCGTCCTCCGTAGCGAATAGGGTATGTTTCAGGATCGAAAATCTCTTCGGTCAGAGCTTCTTCGCTGAAATCATAGACAGATAAACTTGAGGTGAGGATATAGCGTTTTGTTTTACCGTCAAAAATCCGGCGTGCCTGATCCGCTTCATCCGGTGAATAACAAATATTATCAAACACGACATCCCACAATGTATCTCCTACCGCTTGAACGAGCTCGTTCGGTTGGAATCGGTCCGCATGGATACGGTGGACGCGATCTCCAAAGGAATCGTCTGTTTTCCCGCGCGTTAATATCGTTACGTCGTTTGCGGAATCCTGTAGCAATCGTTCAACTAATCTTTTTCCAAAAAAGCGCGTGCCGCCTAAAATAAGAATCTTCCTCATAAAATATCACTCCTTGACTGTTTATATTGATTTGAACACTCTGGCAAATTTAGATTAAGCCCGTATGAGAATCCATGCTTCTTGCAGGCAATCGGACCCAGATGCACTTATTCGTGAAAAAAATGGCATTATGAGTGGTTTTCGGACCTGAGCGACGCTATTACTCGTAAACGGCACTGTAATTAGCCTGTTTTGCATCAATAACGTCACTGGGGTCCGATAGCACTTGAAATATAGGGAATCGCTCTAAATAAGAGCATCTGGGTCCGTTTCTCAAGCTTACCCAGACTAAATGGGGGAAGTATGCGCTGATTGCGCTTATTTTCCAAGCAATTATAAGACTAAGCTACCATACGCATTCCGGGATCGGAATAGTTCCAGCCCATAGAGCTGAATCCGCCAGATTGGAAAGGTTGAGCGCTTTGGAAGCTATGGAAGCTTTGACTAGACACGGCCATTACAGCTTCCTGTCTTTCATCCGCGAGGACAAGCTCAATCAGCTCGGCGATTTGCCCTTGTTCATAGGCGGATGCAAGGCGATTCAAGGCAATCTGTAATTCCGTATCCTGCAGTATGGAAGGACCGTCAGATTGAAGAAGCTCTTGTCTGACTGCAGGAAGGGCTTGCCGAGCTCGATGCAGAGCGGCTTTAACCGCTCCTTCCGTGGTGTCGAGGATTTCGGCAGCTTCGATACCGGAGTGCTCGAATACATCGCGGAGCAGGAAGACCGCTTGCTGAAGCGGGGACAGATGCTTCTGTAAGGCTTGAAAAGCAGCCTCAATCTCAAATAAACCGTGACCTGCTGCTTCCTCTGTCCGCGAATGATCCATCTCCAGCACACGTGACAACGTCGCTTTTCGCCGCATAATATCTGTCCAGGTATTTCTGGCAATCCGTAGGAGCAGTGCTTCGGGATTGGGGTGATTCGTTAGTGTTGTGGAATTCGTACTACTAGTAAGATTTGACTTGTTCATATGATCTGAATTGTTCAGTTTACCTGTATTGTTCAGTTTACCTGTATTGTTCATTTTGCCTGTATCGTTCATTTGGTTGTGTTCATTCATTTCCTTCGTATGTTCGGAAGTCTTCATATAGCCCAGTGCTTTGACCCACGTATCCTGAGCCAAATCTTCGGCTTCCCACGGGGATTGTGTCAGTGCAAGGCAATACCGCTTCAGGGCCATTTGCAAAGACGTGGTATGATTTTCATCCGGTTCATGGCCGGCGCTAAGCTTCTCAAGGCTGATCACTCTGCATAACCCCTTTTCCGGTAAAGTGCTTTCGGTTACTTCTAATAATAAACGAATGAGCTCCAAATTAAGATACGCAATAATAAAAATAATATTTTTCCCGCTTAACGTATCCTATCCATAGACTAATCCGTTTACAGGGTAGATTTCAAATAAAATAAACGGATGGAGGTCGCATACGCATGGCGTACATTCCTTATGTCATTGAACAAACGAATCAAGGGGAAAGATCCTACGATATTTATTCGCGGCTGCTAAAGGACCGCATTGTGTTTGTAGGTGCGGAGATTGAGGATCAATTGGCGAATAGTGTTGTTGCACAGCTGCTGTTCTTATCAGCAGAGGATCCAGATAAAGATATACACATGTATATCAATAGTCCAGGGGGCTCCATAACGGCGGGGTTCAGTATTTATGACACGATGCAGCTTATTAAACCGCAGGTGAACACGATATGCACAGGTATGGCAGCTTCCTTTGGTTCACTTCTATTGTTAGCTGGGGCCAAGGGCAAACGTTATGCTCTGCCAAACAGTGAGATCATGATTCATCAGCCGCATGGTGGGGCACAGGGGCAGGCCAGTGATATTGCGATTAGAGCTAAACGCATTTTGAAGCTAAGGGAAGTGCTTGTCCAAATTACAGCGGACCGAACCGGACAGACGGTGGAAAAGGTACTACAAGATATGGATCGGGATTATTTCATGACAGCCGATGAAGCGGTAGAGTATGGGATTATCGACAAAGTCATCACAAATCTGTAAGACGAAGGAGTGAAGTGAGTTATGCTGGAAGCTTTGCAGGGCAAAGAGGTAACCATTTATTTTGTAGATGGCTCTAACGCCAGAAAAGGCATTTTAGAAACGGTAAGTGAGAAGTTTATCAAATATCGGACAGAATTCGAAGAGCTGTATATTCCTATTACTTCCGTTTGCTCCATCACACTAGATACTAAAGGACGGGAACGCGCTCGAGTTGGATTTACACAATAAGATCATCAGAGAAAAAAATAGGGTTAGGGGATGTTTCCCCTAACCTGTACTTTCGCGAATCGCTAAATAATGAGCTACATTTGCATGATGCTGAATTTCTGTCTCCCCCTTGATTAGCTTGATCAAGGTTCGGGTAGCCGTCATTCCAATCTCCGTTCCGGAATATTCCACCGAGGATAACTTGGGCCGAATGACAGAAGCGATAAAGCTATTATCGAATCCGAACACCGCAACATCCTCTGGCACCCGGATACCGTTATCGTTCAGGAAATTCATCGCCCCTACAGCTATCCAATCTGTGGAGCAAAATACCGCAGTAGGTAGCTCCCCGCTATCCTTAATTCGGCGCATTGCGTCACTTCCATCTTCTACGGCCATTCCACTTTCTACTACCCATTCTTCTCTTAAGGTAATACCTGCATCCATAAGCGCTTGTTGATAGCCGCGATATCGATCGCCACCCACTGCATTATCTCCAGATACCCGGATCATGCCGATACTTCTATGTCCTTTTTGAATCAGATAAGTAACGGCTTCATAGGAAGCGGTAACATTATCCAGATGCACTGAAGGGATCGAATCAATCTGAGATTGTTCTCCAACTAACACGCAAGGTGATCCGGATCTCTGAATAATCTCCAAGTGTTCCTTACTCGGAACCGAGCCTACATATATATAACCCTCAGTCCCCATATGGTGGAATAAGTTCAAATAATGAAGTTCACTATTAACACTTCCGTCTGTTAATCCGACCAAAACATCATAACCATAAAGTTCGGCGAGATCACGTATGCCAATATTGAAATCATCAAGCACGGTATTACTGTTCTGCGGAATAATGACACCTATCAGAGGTGTATCCGATCTACCTGCATCTGAACCGATGACATTAGGACGGTAATTCATTTGTTTCATGGCTTCCAATACACGCTTACGGACTTCCTCGTTCACCGGTTTGCTGTTATTGATAACCCTTGATACGGTAGCTATCGAAACGTCAGCCATTTTGGCTATATCTTTAATTTTTACCTTCAAGAATATCACCATAACTTTCCAAGCTTGTATTCGTTCTAGAATATATCGCAAGCATATCACGGATAGCATCAAGAATCCAAAAGATTGTTATTGACCAGGAAAATAAAAGATCCTATAATGATCGCATAGGAAAATAATTTCCTTGAATAAATCCTGAAAAGATGATTTTTTGGTCGATAATCTTAAGTTTTATAATGAGAGTCACTAATTCGCGAGTTAATTAGGAAAATATTTTCCTGAGAGGGTATATGAATACGAAGGAGCTGCATACATTGAACAGAACATGGTGGAAAGAAGCCACAGCGTATCAAATTTACCCACGGAGCTTTATGGACAGCAATGGCGATGGGGTTGGAGATCTGCAGGGAGTTATCTCTAAACTTGATTATTTACAGGATCTTGGCATCAATGTCATTTGGAT contains the following coding sequences:
- the clpP gene encoding ATP-dependent Clp endopeptidase proteolytic subunit ClpP, producing the protein MAYIPYVIEQTNQGERSYDIYSRLLKDRIVFVGAEIEDQLANSVVAQLLFLSAEDPDKDIHMYINSPGGSITAGFSIYDTMQLIKPQVNTICTGMAASFGSLLLLAGAKGKRYALPNSEIMIHQPHGGAQGQASDIAIRAKRILKLREVLVQITADRTGQTVEKVLQDMDRDYFMTADEAVEYGIIDKVITNL
- a CDS encoding LacI family DNA-binding transcriptional regulator, which translates into the protein MKVKIKDIAKMADVSIATVSRVINNSKPVNEEVRKRVLEAMKQMNYRPNVIGSDAGRSDTPLIGVIIPQNSNTVLDDFNIGIRDLAELYGYDVLVGLTDGSVNSELHYLNLFHHMGTEGYIYVGSVPSKEHLEIIQRSGSPCVLVGEQSQIDSIPSVHLDNVTASYEAVTYLIQKGHRSIGMIRVSGDNAVGGDRYRGYQQALMDAGITLREEWVVESGMAVEDGSDAMRRIKDSGELPTAVFCSTDWIAVGAMNFLNDNGIRVPEDVAVFGFDNSFIASVIRPKLSSVEYSGTEIGMTATRTLIKLIKGETEIQHHANVAHYLAIRESTG